From Gossypium raimondii isolate GPD5lz chromosome 11, ASM2569854v1, whole genome shotgun sequence:
TTTAGCAACTTTTATGCAAAACTATGAGGACTCCATATGAACATCAGGAGCATGTAATAATTAACATAGTCACTCCTTGTAAGAGTTTATTGGACTGTtctattattaaattggttaaaccTCCATCTCTTTATTCGTTTTGTATTTTCACaagaaagaataagaaaaactcAATACTAAGATTaatccattttcgttttcaaattatattttatagaacgaatattaaaaatatgagttTTTCTAATACAAAcccttaattttataaagtaataattGAGTTATATAAACGTGATTTtgactttataatttatttccttagctgaaaaggaaaaaggaatgataagttttatttcaattatatagCTTGTTGggacaaaatatatatatagcttgAAATGATGTATCTCCTCCCCTCTATTATATAAGTAAACTTTACGAAAATGGGACCAACCTCAGCCACCCCATGGATGTGAAAATAACCTAAGAGACAAACGTGAATGTCATTTTAGTCTGCCCACCGCCCTAACCTCAAATCTTTTATGGAACTTGACATTTCTCCACACACCGCTTCTCTAATGTTCTTTTACAACAAAACTAGTTCATTCGGTTAAAGAAcagctaaataaattataccaaaataCTGATCATTCACTTCTCTTTGGTTATTATTAATCTGTTTATAAGTggtaacattttaactttttacatcttaatcttttattctatttaataacaaaaccatatatttagtatttatttttaaaataattaattaattaattgggGATCAGATGGTCTGATAAGGTTTCAAATTCTACAACAATacccctttttatttcataaatcttgtaaaatttaagtttaaataaattgataagtgtttataaatttcaagttaatgaatcaagaaataaataaatgatgcCAAGGCTTAATTAAAGTTCTTGTTAAACATTTAGATGATAGtcaattgagttttagttcaatTGATATTAGCATTGTTGCTAGTGCAGAAAGACGTGGATTAATTTGAGTCTgctgaagcgtattatcctcctatttaagggttgatgAGAAACTATAGATAATTCTAGGCAtggtataaaaaatatttagatgctacaaataataaataaataaataaaaggtatgAAGTAGGTATGTTTGGCAGCAATGAGGCTTTACAAAAGTATTTAATGCCAAATGCATGATATGTCGGAGAATTCTTAACCTGGAGGTGGATGGATATGGGTGCACACAACTACCAAATCTTAGTTCCGATTCCAAAGAATATATCAATGTATGCCTAAGATTCACGAATATGCATCAAAATCCTTGATTTTGTATCATCATTCAACTAGTAAAAAGTAGCAGCTCCCATTAAGTTAATTGGGAGATTTCGTGCTGACATTATCTTCTAACAGAACAAAGCCATTTCTAACACAACTTAATTAAATGCCTTGTCCtatcattttagtttaatattagtAAAAGCAGCGTGGAGGTTTTTGTAGTAATCAACTCAAAATATGAGTAAATTAATctgtatatgttaaattgaaAGGCAAACGGTCTTCCTattaaaatctcatttatttctaattttaaaattagtttctATACATCAAAATGAGATATAGGTGGCACACTATGTACAACTGTTTGGTTATTCTGTTAATCAGGTTAGTTTTAATAGAAAAgatcaatttattctttaatctaacatataaaaattaatttatatttttttataaaaataaaatacaatttaactcgAGGAAACTCATGTTACTTTCACGTCTAATATTTAAACTTCGTACTTGAGAAAACAAAACATTCTTTTCATATACATTAGCTGTCAGTGTGGAAGCTATCATAACGGATGTTCCTCGTTCAAAGGAATGATGcccttgatttatttttttccctttctatAGTttaaaaatggatagaaatcACAAGCCTAGAaagtaataaaacataattaaatatatgtaattattttagaaatattttaatatgaattagtTACATTctttttatgatatattttgatCTTATTAAAtcaactattttaattaatgagaGTTTGCTTGCAAAAGGTGTCACCTAGGTAAAAGTTTTCATATATCTTCTACATTGATTGTTATTAGAGCATTGGGtaccattaaatttaaatgttaaatttcatgaaaattcaattataaatctATTCAATCTTATCTTAATAAGATCTCTCATAATTTTACTATGGTCAAATCACTTTCCTAACAAAGCTCTTCATTGCTCTACTACCATCCTTTTTGTTTAAAGAGACCGATGCTAAAACTCTTCCTCTTTATAAATTACCTCTTTCCCGCATCCCCCTTTTTAAGTTCCACCGTTACTCTACAAACCTCTACTAGAACCTCTTGGTACGTTAGTCACCACCTTCTAACTATGAATCAATgccttttataaatttttattatatcgTTGGGTATATGTAACTTTTTCCTTtacaacaaaagaaataaaatataaattttttttttttttagaaaatattatgtGAAGTCCTTTGGGCAAATGAGACCACAAgaagttaatataaaaatttccaaaagtCGACAGGGAGCATGACATGTATGGTCcaggtaaattaaaatttatgcaaaCACAAGTCCCAAGATGGACCAAGTGTGCGACACAACAAATTAAATCCCGTGACATCCCTAGCTGTTTGTATCTGCCCTATGTCTTCAATTGTTAGATACCCAAATTCACATCTTATCTTACTTGcctaaacataaaatattaatgtgCATACATTTAATTGCTTTTATGTACtttatgatatgaaaatgaCGTAAGGAAAAGGTAAACTTGATAATACCATACAACAATCATTACACATGACTACCATACGGGAAAAGAAATGATtttaatgtcaaattttaaataatattgaaatatcAATTGTTTTTTACTTACGATAAAGTATAAAAACACGAGATATTGAAATCTAAAAAAAGGAGATGGAATTAGGCAAGTGGGAACTCACCcaactttaaaatcaaataaatggaAGAAGTTGACTTTGTGTGGTATTGTAGTactactttcctttttttcttttcaatttcttcataaattgattaaataaataaggaaagcAATTCATCACTTCTCTCATAACTCTATATAAAGCAGGAAGCCCACATGGTTCCCTTTGCCATTCcaaatttctttctctttgcTCAGTATTGTAGATCATTAAGATGGAGAAGAAAGGTTTTGTTAGATTGATGCTACTTTTTCTGGGTTTTTCTTATCTTCTTCTTTCCTGTGCTGCTGTTCCCACTACTAGTAAGTCTAGTATTTTGGCTTttctttcaacttcttttttcaatctattaaatacaattttactttGTTTATAGGAAGCCTCAAATCAAACAAGGAACTCCCTTCTTCTGTCCAAGATTTACTTGCTCAGGTCCCTTTTCTCTCTCTCCCTCACATGCTTATGATTATAATTTCTAGGcatataatattcataattttgaacatttttttttataatttgcaGGATGTAATGGAATTGAGTGATGGAGAGGAAGTGATAACGGAAGGTGACGGATTCAATGGGGAAAGGATGTTAATGGAAAGCACTGATTATCCAGGGACAGGTGCAAACAAGAACCATGATCCCAAAACTCCAGGGAGAGCTTAAAAAACATTAAGACCCATAacctatttgttttatgtatagCTTAAGACATGACAGGATAAAAGGCAAGTCTTTGAATCTGGGTTTCCTCCAATATTTTGCTAGAATTTCCTCTCTTTTAAGGTTTGTTGTCTGGATAGTGGGAAAACTATGATGGAAGGTTTGGACTGTACTTTACAGTTTACAGACAAAACCTGGTGGGTATTGTTCATAAAATTAGATAATGTTAAAAAGATGTGTTTTTAAGTTACTATGTAAGGGTCGGTGATATTttcattgataaataaaattattaattagtttattcaatataatattttaaacacattCTTCCACAAAACCCAATGCTCATAATTCTAGACAAGTTAAAGTCGGAAATGCGGCAATTGGAGTTGGAAGCCTGCAATAAAGCTACTGTTCCAAAAGGAGCTCTTTTCAGTTTGTCCCAATTAAATAATGCCTACTCCATGATTTTtacactctttttttttttttttgttatttatctaaatatgtTTACACATATAAtgttaacattttatattttgaataattaaattaaaatattaaaaccacatatcataaaatatattttagaaaaatatatatggtaaAATATTCAAAGTGTGAAAActacatataaaaatttcattaattatatgtttacaaaaataataaaagtttgtCTATTAACAAAGTTGTAAAGTAAAATGCTGACCTCATTcttatgaattaaaattttaatataattatttgataataattaaaattttaataaataaaatatatatttattttaacattttttaaaattaatagataaacaatgagaaataaatgatatattatcttcaaatattaaaataataaaaatttaacaaagaaaaaataagatgtattaataaacaaaataatgaaactttaaaagTGTTACAagtaaaatcaaaatacaaatacatattTGAATAATCGCAAGTACCAAATTATTACAACATAGACTGTTCAAGGAATCacaaagtagaatcaaataattataatacgACTGAACTAAGAATTGGTACGGTCTAGACTAAAGTCAACAAACTAAATTAACTGGACAAAACCCACACATGGTGGGACTTCGAGACACAAATGATGAATTTCGAACCTAGATACTCTAGACCCCGAACCTCCACTTTTACCAAGACCTCATTGGcgaaaataatgaaaacttaaatgttttaaaattgtaaaatgtatttcatATTGGTTAATCTTGATCAAAACACCAATGATATTGTAGGGAATTAACTCATGTATGCAACGAACAAGTAAGTAAAGTAAAATTGACAAGATCGAACACtgaaattttatgtgaaaaaaatcctcaaaagaggataaaaaatcacggcCAAAAGGaaatttcactataataaaaagaaagtacaaaagatgaagagaatcAAAGGAAAACCCAAAGccccaaaagaaaaatcatttaatacAAACAACAGAATTCTCTTAAAATTTAacagattttatatttttaaaaatatataaaataaatactttgttattaagtaatatatttttccttttaaatatgTAATGTTAGATATGCACTAAATTTTAAACACTTCacagttttgatatttttattacaattttgaatttattgaggatttttttgtttaaattaaactatggatagttattttaatattgttttcataaattcaATATAGGATATAATTaagattatttttcttcaaatgaataaattattttgaataattttagaaatccaaattagataatttatttaattttagataatttaaaacatatacaaaCCATGATAGATAAGAAATTccagaaattaaattttttaattttcaatttaatatatattatacatttttagataattacataatttgtttaataattttaaaactagataatttatttaattttatattattttaaatatatattgatctatttaatttaagtaaagtaaagtaaattatataaatagatatttttaaaacaagtgaaaattagataattttttaattttaaataatttaaaatgtctGTAAACAAACTcagataaaattttttaaaaaagcagtttttttaatttaaattttaatgtgtatcatacatttttagataattagataatttaaaaaattaaaattagatggtttgtttaatttatttattttaaaatattctaatatatttaatttaacttaaataaatttatttagatagttagaaaattagataaaatatctaaaattacacactttatttaattttagataatttaaaGCATATATAAACCTGGCCAAATAaggaattttcaaaaataaattttaatttgaatgtgttttatgtttttggtaaTTAGATAGTTTgctgaattttattaaaattagataatttgtttaattttagatgatttaaaatatataaataccaatccaatatgttttaaaaattatataatttgttaaaagagagaattcaaataaattggtaattaaGTTTGGATGGATATAATTAATGTAAGAGAGAAAGGTGAGTAAGATAGCTAAACAGAGTAGGTTGGAGGTTGGTTTGTTCTTGTGTAAATTTGGATGGCAAATGGTAGAAAATTGAAAGTGAATGAATAATGATGAACATTGCTGACTACCCTCATGTTGTGGCCAATAAGagtttgactttttttttctttgttttttaattattaaatatactaatagtttcaaacaaaatttaattcaacaattaattaactataatCGAAATAGATTTAGAAGAAATCCATGCATTTACATAAATTCGACCTATATCATGGATATTATACAAAAGAAGATACACAAAGAACCTCATGTGATGGCCTGATGGTCAAGAGTGTTTATTGTTCTACGTGTAGTTTGAGTTCGAGTCACACTAGTCATGTTGGTTGTTTGGGATTTGTCATGTTATTGCAATTCACCAAAAAGAAAGATACAAAaacatatatgaaatttttgagttttcagatatttatttgagtttcaaaatattttcttaattattagTCTATAATTATGGAATCCactattaacttaatttaattacattatataacattttaatttaattaatttaattaccatATTATATACTTCACTATTAATCacatcatataatattttaattttaatttatttagcaataaaatataacatgtatttttattgaattcatTGGGCAAGAAACGAGAAAAGaagtaatcttattttatttttatttattatatatataatagcatacatacatatatcatatcatttttatcatatgcatatataataaaataagattttgaaataattttagtaacaattaattctaaatcaattttaagacatttgttaatattacatagtttaattttgtaatcaaattattagtgaaacattataaaagaattaaataaattcataaaaataattaaatgtaatttaattaatacatacaaTTAGCCCGTATATCACACGGATATACTACCTACAAGAAGCAACTGTGCTGCAAGTAATTAGTAGCCCAACCCAATCCACCAATATTCACTTGCTTTCCCTACAAGAAGGAAATTTCTCAATGTTTCAAAATTAGTACCCATTTTAGCAAcctctaaaattaaaaatatcatccGAAGAAAGAATTCATTGAAGACGTGCAATTAACATCATATAGGAATTTGTTATGACTTTTATTATAAgttgtttcaatttttatggGTAACAAGATTTTAAAGCAATTACTTCATACGAggtaaatgttaaaattttaattttgtgtgattataaatatcataattaattttaaataaaattagtttcaCAAAGAttagaacaaaattaaaattatataagtggaatcatttaaaattaaattagaagtCATATATAACCAACCAAAGCATCGTATATAAATTAGAACAAAAATCgcttatcattttttttaaaaaaaatcaacacatATTTGTCATTTAATTTCTACTGGTTGATCTGCTAATATTGGGTTGAAATTCTTGTTGGCCTTAATATCAAggcttgtaaaataaaataaaataaaaatatcattcttCACCGTCACGAAAGGAGGACAGAAAAATTGGGTTCCCTCTCCTTTGCAAACCATCACCATGCATCGCCATTTCAATACTGTCACCGGTTGATTCTCTGACCGCCAAAGAGAGGTTGCTTTTATTGGATTTTCGGGTTTGGGTTTCGGCTTGTTGGAGTTTTAAGGTAGTTGGTATGGTTatggatttgaattttgattaaagcTTGATTTTAGAGGTGATGATGATGGTTTGGGTGAGATTCCTATATTTGCAAAGGGTAATTATTATGATATACAGGAGACTCTGGAATGGTGTTGGTTAAAACTGTTGGAAATTTTTGGGATACTTTTTGGTTTATAAGTGATGGGGAAAACAAGTTGCCAACTTCTGTGCCCACCTTTGTATTCCTTGTTAATCGTCTCCAACCACCTCAGGAGTTCCTTCCAACCTCAACAACGCCATAAATTGGTTAGGACAAGGGGGAGAGCCATCTAGTAAGATGACCAAAATAAGGAGTTGGGAGTGAGGTAATAGGAGAGATGTAGCTTGCTTGCCTTTGATCTTAGCCCCAAaccttatatatgtatatatatatatatcatctccTATTTTAAGGTGTCACATCTCAAATTGTTATTGATGGGTCAAGGGCGAGTGGCCAAGTGGTCTGGTGCTATAGGCTTAGGAAGAGTGGCACAATGACGTGTCCTTGATCATTTTAGATGGAACGTGATAATTGAGACCTAATATGACAATTAATGAGTAGTTCCGCTTATTACGCAAGTGATAAGCTGAGGGATTCTTACGAGGAGCTCCTCTGGGAGTTTGCAAGTATTGCTCGTGGACCTAGCCACTTTGGCCATCATATGTAACAAACATTAATAGTAACTAGATTATGGTAGACTCACAATGTCAAAAAAAggttaaacaataaatttataataaaaaataaaaaaagatatggTTTTAGTTGAAAAAGCAAATTTGTAATAGTGAAAACTATAATGGCTTAGATTCAAATCTCATGAACTAAATTGAGAGTATCATCTAGTCAatcaaatgtattttttaaatatatatatatactctatAAAAATTTGAACCCAACACCAATACCAGTAGAGCTTTTGCTAAATAACCAACAAATTTTCGCTTCAAATATAAAGGATGAATGATACGCCAACTTAACACACCTGTTAAGAATTATCCATTTTTTGGTAAAAActtatcattatttttcaaaataatatttttatacaaaatattaggATAAACTACTCAAATGGTCACCCACTTGTAGGGGAGAAGCCAGGAAAACTTTTTAGGGagccgaatgaaattttaatttttaaaatcctttccttcctttcttcttcttctcttactactttctttttttattgataaataaaaatgctGATTAAATCTTAGGGAATACGTGATCTATGAGATATCCTAAGCAACAATACTAACCACGCCTCAAACATTGTaaacacatttttttctttcagtaCCCTATGAAGTGGGAGAAAACTAAGCAATTTGCTAATACTTTAGCAACTAAAgaatttttagattaaaacatTGAAACAATCCCCATTCAAAagccaaatcaaaattaacaaattgcTTACATTATAGTAAAGTgggatttttatcttttattcaaaactaaataataatacttgTAATTGCCGCATTGCAGAATCTATAAGTacatcaaatggatgttaaaacaaCTGTCCTAAATGGAGATCTTGATGAAGAGATTTACATGGAACAACCTGAAGGTCATGTAGTTCTAGGACAAGAAAGGAAAGTTTGTAAATTGGTGAAGTCTTTgtatggacttaagcaagcaCCAAAGCAATGGCATGAAAAGTTCGATAATATCATGATGACAAATGACTTTATAATTAATGAGTGTGACAAATGTGTGTAGGTCAAAACTACCGACATTAGATATATAATCCTATGCTTATATGTTGATAACATACTCATTGTTGGAAGTAACAATGAAATGGTAAAACGTactaaagacatgttaaattcaagatTTGACATGAAATATATGGGACTAGctgatgtgattttgggcatcTAAATCAAGAGGTCATCTGAAGGTCTCATATTGACTTAGTCACACTATGTGGACAAGATTCTTAGGAAATTTAGTAGGGTAATTCTCGTATAGCCAGAACTCCAATAGATACGAGCCAACATCTGTCCAAAAGCAAAGGCGAAAGTGTTGACCAATTGGAATACGTAAAGGGTCATAGGCAGTCTAATGTACCTTATGAGCTATACTAGACCAAATATTACTTTCACTATGAGCAGTTTAAGCATGTCCACAAGCAATCTAGGGGAAAACCACTGGAAAGCAATTATGAGGGTACTGAGATATCTTAGATATACTCAGGACTACGGACTGCATTATTCCAGAGATCTTGCTATTTTAGAAAGATTCTCTGATGCCAGTTGGATATCTGGTATTCAAGATACCAAAGGCACAAGTGGATATGTTTTTACATTGGGAAGAGGAGCTGTGTCATGAAAATGCTCAAGACAAACGATTATAACCAGATCCACAATAGAATTTGAGTTTGTAGCTCTAAACAAATCTAGAGAAGAGGCTAAATGACTTCGAAACTTCTTGGAAGATATTCCTGACTGGCCAAGCCTATGCCCACAATATGCATATATTGTGATAACCAAGCAACAATTGGTAGAGCACAGAACGTAATGGATAATGGTAAGTTGAGACATATGCGTCGTCGACACAATACCGTTAGACAACTGATCTCAAATAGACTTATCtctattgattttgtaaaatcaaaagataacatTGCGGATCCGCTAACTAAAGGCTAAAATCGAGATCAAGTTGATAAAACATCGAAAGGAATGAAACTAAAGCCCATGACAATTAAAGCGCTATGTGAAGGAAAACCCAACCTAGTTGACTAGAAATCCCAAGATCTAGGTTCAAAGGGACAACCTATTTGCATAGACGTTGTGAGGTCACTGTGGAGGTTCTTATCCCAAGTCCGTTCCTATGATATAAAAAACGATTAAAAATAGGATAGGTTAAGCAATGCTTTTAATGATTGTTTTGTGTTTCGGTAAGTTGAGCAACATAAGTCATCTAGGTGAGAGTGAAGTGGGGCCGCTTCAATGAGACTACTAGGGCATAGTTCTCTCAAACTCTTGCAGAACCAAGAGATGTTCATGGCCATATGAACATACCCATGAGAACTAAAACCTAGCCAGGGAGGTAGTTGTGTGAGGTATACTGTCGTTTACACAAACAACAgaacaattcaatgacatcgTGTCTACTAGtcagctagtaaagtaaatatactttcacaagggaaggtTCAAGGGTTGATGCTTACCTATCCTATGCAACTATCGATTGTAGATTCTATCATCGCATCAGGTCAATGTTTTTCgttaaaactatcaatttcattcatgtggggattgttggaaaaaaatatatttttggaagctttgaggcatattcttgATTGGTAATGGTGgatatttgaataataaaattattgttttatattctGCCttatgagacctttacaacggtatatcatatgctcaaaatggttgagtgatgaatgagaaattgatgcttaaAGTAAGCCACTTGTAAATTATGTTGAGGAAAATGGAAAGCTTAGTTCCACATTGGTTAGATACCAAGtgtgaaatatgtttatatatatgaaccaaCTTACTGGTTATTGAATGACTAAGCTAATGCTCTCCCTCGTGAGCAGGGGGTGCAAATCCAAACCCGTTGGGGTTGGAGGCACACCCACACGACGTAGGCGACGCGAAATGTCCAGACCGATCGGGCACTTCTAGGCTTACGAATATTTTAGCCCAATACGTAATTGTATTTTTCCTCAGCAGA
This genomic window contains:
- the LOC105804387 gene encoding uncharacterized protein LOC105804387; translation: MEKKGFVRLMLLFLGFSYLLLSCAAVPTTRSLKSNKELPSSVQDLLAQDVMELSDGEEVITEGDGFNGERMLMESTDYPGTGANKNHDPKTPGRA